One part of the Ralstonia pickettii genome encodes these proteins:
- a CDS encoding leucyl aminopeptidase has product MEFSTKALDWAKAGALAAKSDCLVIGLFESQTLAGAAKALDVATKGLVARLVKLGDFEGKRGTSLLLHEVAGVGAARVLLVGLGKEADFTDRAYAEAVRTALRALASTKAASVTWTLTEHTARDKDTAWAVLTAITLIREASYRFIERHPELKSKRDKSSNGLRKLVLSVPAADAKAASVAATRGTAIANGMDLTRDLGNLPSNICTPTYLANTARQIAKDFKLKVEVLGRKQIEALKMGAFLAVTKGSEEPPQFIVLRYEGGPAKQAPVVLVGKGITFDTGGISLKPGEGMDEMKYDMCGAASVLGTLRAVAEMGLKQNVIAVVPTCENMPSGIATKPGDVVTSMSGQTIEILNTDAEGRLILCDALTYVERFKPAVVIDVATLTGACIIALGHINTGMYARSDALADALVAAGKQSLDTTWRMPLDEEYQEQLKSNFADMGNIGGRPAGSVTAACFLARFTEKYDWAHLDIAGTAWKSGAAKGATGRPVPLLTRFLMDRG; this is encoded by the coding sequence ATGGAATTTAGCACAAAAGCCCTGGACTGGGCCAAAGCCGGCGCCCTGGCCGCCAAGAGCGATTGCCTCGTGATCGGTCTGTTCGAGTCGCAGACCCTGGCCGGCGCCGCAAAGGCGCTCGACGTGGCGACCAAGGGCCTGGTTGCCCGCCTCGTCAAGCTGGGCGATTTTGAGGGCAAGCGCGGCACGTCGCTGCTGCTGCACGAAGTGGCCGGCGTGGGCGCTGCCCGCGTGCTGCTGGTCGGCCTGGGCAAGGAAGCCGACTTTACCGACCGCGCTTACGCTGAAGCCGTGCGCACCGCACTGCGCGCGCTGGCCAGCACCAAGGCCGCCAGCGTGACATGGACGCTCACCGAGCACACCGCGCGCGACAAGGACACCGCCTGGGCCGTGTTGACCGCCATCACGCTCATCCGCGAAGCCAGCTACCGCTTTATCGAGCGCCATCCGGAACTCAAGAGCAAGCGGGACAAGAGCAGCAACGGCCTGCGCAAGCTGGTGCTGTCGGTGCCGGCTGCCGACGCCAAGGCCGCGAGCGTGGCCGCCACCCGCGGCACTGCCATCGCCAACGGCATGGATCTGACGCGTGACTTGGGCAACCTGCCGTCCAACATCTGCACGCCGACCTACCTGGCCAACACCGCACGCCAGATTGCCAAGGACTTCAAGCTCAAGGTCGAAGTGCTCGGCCGCAAGCAGATCGAGGCGCTCAAGATGGGCGCATTCCTGGCCGTGACCAAGGGCAGCGAAGAGCCGCCGCAGTTCATCGTGCTGCGCTATGAAGGCGGTCCCGCCAAGCAGGCCCCGGTGGTGCTGGTCGGCAAGGGCATCACGTTTGATACGGGCGGCATCTCGCTCAAGCCGGGTGAGGGCATGGACGAGATGAAGTACGACATGTGCGGCGCCGCCTCCGTGCTGGGCACGCTGCGCGCCGTGGCGGAGATGGGCCTCAAGCAGAACGTCATCGCCGTGGTGCCGACCTGCGAGAACATGCCCAGCGGCATCGCCACCAAGCCGGGCGACGTGGTGACCAGCATGTCGGGCCAGACCATCGAAATCCTCAACACCGACGCCGAAGGCCGCCTGATCCTGTGCGATGCGCTCACCTACGTGGAGCGTTTCAAGCCGGCCGTGGTGATCGACGTGGCAACGCTCACGGGCGCCTGCATCATCGCGCTGGGCCACATCAACACCGGCATGTATGCCCGCAGCGATGCGCTGGCCGATGCACTGGTGGCGGCGGGCAAGCAGTCGCTCGACACCACGTGGCGCATGCCGCTGGACGAGGAGTACCAGGAGCAGCTCAAGTCGAACTTTGCCGACATGGGCAACATCGGCGGCCGCCCGGCCGGCAGCGTGACGGCAGCCTGCTTCCTGGCGCGCTTTACTGAAAAGTACGACTGGGCCCACCTCGACATCGCCGGTACGGCCTGGAAGAGCGGCGCGGCCAAGGGCGCCACGGGCCGCCCGGTGCCGCTGCTGACGCGTTTCCTGATGGACCGCGGTTGA
- a CDS encoding sulfate adenylyltransferase subunit 1 encodes MTNQASHQGLLRFITAGSVDDGKSTLIGRLLYDSKAVLTDQLQALANAKNKRTAGEQIDFSLLTDGLEAEREQGITIDVAYRYFSTARRKFIIADTPGHEQYTRNMVTGASTAHAAIILIDATRVATVGGKTELLAQTKRHSAIVKLLELQHVIVAINKMDLVDYSEARFNEIRTAYDALATQLGLRDVRYVPVSALRGDNIVHASEAMPWYQGEPLLALLEDLKVEETAPVGDDALRFPVQLVARQDGSQADDFRGYMGRVEAGTVRVGQAVRVLPANRETTVAEVLTPNGAADSAGPGETITVRLADDVDISRGDTIVAAPTTAANAAKKLHADLCWFDEHELNPARKYVLKHTTATVFARVSDVERVLDVHTLSHETGRKQIALNDIGTVNISLQKPIVCDAYGDNPATGAFILVDEATHHTVAAGMIRAFS; translated from the coding sequence ATGACAAATCAAGCATCGCACCAGGGCCTGCTGCGCTTCATCACCGCCGGTTCCGTCGACGACGGCAAGAGCACGCTGATCGGCCGCCTGCTGTATGACAGCAAGGCTGTGCTGACCGACCAGCTGCAAGCGCTGGCCAACGCGAAAAACAAGCGTACCGCCGGCGAGCAGATCGACTTCTCGCTGCTGACCGACGGCCTGGAAGCCGAGCGCGAGCAGGGCATCACGATCGACGTGGCGTACCGCTATTTCTCGACCGCGCGCCGCAAGTTCATCATTGCCGACACGCCGGGCCACGAGCAGTACACGCGCAACATGGTGACGGGCGCCTCGACCGCGCATGCCGCCATCATCCTGATCGACGCCACGCGCGTGGCGACCGTCGGCGGCAAGACCGAGCTGCTGGCCCAGACCAAGCGCCATTCGGCCATCGTCAAGCTGCTGGAGCTGCAACACGTGATCGTGGCCATCAACAAGATGGACCTGGTCGACTACAGCGAAGCGCGTTTCAACGAAATCCGTACCGCCTACGATGCACTGGCCACGCAACTGGGCCTGCGCGACGTGCGCTACGTGCCGGTGTCTGCGCTGCGCGGCGACAACATCGTTCACGCGTCCGAAGCCATGCCGTGGTATCAGGGCGAACCGCTGCTGGCATTGCTCGAAGACCTGAAGGTGGAAGAGACCGCCCCGGTTGGCGACGATGCGCTGCGCTTCCCGGTTCAGCTCGTGGCACGTCAGGATGGCTCGCAAGCCGATGACTTCCGCGGCTACATGGGCCGTGTGGAAGCCGGCACGGTGCGCGTCGGTCAGGCCGTACGCGTGCTGCCCGCCAACCGTGAGACCACCGTGGCCGAAGTGCTGACGCCCAATGGCGCAGCCGATTCCGCCGGCCCCGGCGAGACCATCACCGTGCGTCTGGCCGACGATGTGGACATTTCGCGCGGCGACACCATCGTCGCGGCCCCGACGACTGCCGCCAACGCCGCCAAGAAGCTCCACGCCGACCTGTGCTGGTTCGACGAACACGAGCTGAACCCGGCCCGCAAGTACGTGCTCAAGCACACCACGGCCACCGTGTTCGCACGCGTGTCGGATGTGGAGCGCGTGCTGGACGTGCATACGCTATCGCACGAAACCGGCCGCAAGCAGATCGCGCTCAACGATATCGGTACGGTCAACATCAGCCTGCAGAAGCCGATCGTCTGCGACGCATATGGCGACAACCCGGCCACCGGCGCATTCATCCTGGTGGACGAAGCCACGCACCATACGGTGGCGGCTGGCATGATCCGTGCATTTTCCTAA
- a CDS encoding 5-carboxymethyl-2-hydroxymuconate Delta-isomerase yields the protein MPHVIIEYTANVEADARIPELMRVLNDVLIGYADVFPIGGIRTRALRLDQYRMADGAEDDAFIHVTFRIKAGRRKAVTGPICAVMFAAMRTHLDDVFARRYLGLTLELVEFDAHGFHVENNVHARFARAAEPQ from the coding sequence ATGCCGCACGTCATCATCGAATACACCGCCAATGTCGAAGCCGATGCGCGCATTCCCGAGCTGATGCGCGTGCTCAACGATGTGCTGATCGGCTATGCGGATGTGTTTCCCATTGGTGGCATCCGCACGCGCGCGCTGCGCCTCGACCAGTACCGCATGGCCGATGGCGCGGAAGACGACGCCTTCATCCACGTGACGTTCCGCATCAAGGCGGGGCGCCGTAAAGCCGTGACGGGGCCGATCTGTGCAGTAATGTTCGCCGCCATGCGCACGCATCTGGACGACGTGTTTGCGCGCCGTTATCTTGGATTAACACTGGAGCTGGTGGAGTTCGACGCGCATGGCTTTCACGTCGAGAACAACGTGCATGCGCGCTTCGCGCGCGCGGCAGAACCGCAGTAG
- a CDS encoding DUF934 domain-containing protein — translation MSKIIKLQNGAPQIVADEWTVLRTPEGGELTQADVDAAAHAIVPLPYWEAHRDALLARARAGTLAVWLAPDDEPFALEADLPSLSLVAVDFPVFRDGRGYSTAFLLRQRLGFTRELRAIGDVLRDQLDFMRRCGFDAYAVRADKNIDDALNGFGEISVHYQGAIDEPRPLFRRDRATEASAV, via the coding sequence ATGAGCAAGATCATCAAGCTGCAAAACGGTGCCCCGCAAATCGTGGCTGACGAATGGACCGTGCTGCGCACCCCGGAAGGTGGTGAGCTGACGCAAGCCGATGTGGACGCCGCCGCGCACGCCATCGTGCCGCTGCCCTATTGGGAAGCCCACCGCGACGCACTGCTCGCCCGCGCCCGCGCCGGCACACTGGCCGTCTGGCTTGCTCCGGACGACGAGCCGTTCGCGCTGGAGGCAGACCTGCCCAGCTTGTCGCTGGTGGCGGTGGATTTCCCGGTCTTCCGTGATGGCCGTGGCTACAGCACCGCGTTCCTGCTGCGCCAGCGCCTGGGCTTCACGCGTGAGTTGCGTGCCATCGGCGACGTGCTGCGCGATCAACTGGACTTCATGCGCCGTTGCGGTTTCGACGCTTACGCCGTGCGTGCCGACAAGAACATCGACGACGCGCTGAATGGCTTTGGCGAGATCAGCGTCCACTATCAGGGCGCCATCGACGAGCCGCGTCCGTTGTTCCGCCGCGACCGTGCTACCGAGGCGAGCGCAGTATGA
- a CDS encoding sirohydrochlorin chelatase, producing the protein MAARALVLFAHGARDARWREPFDRLRERLAAQQPDIDTRLAFLELMAPDLPGTIADLAANGTQSITIVPVFFGQGGHLRRDLPALVAQCTQAHPALSIRCADAVGEDDAVLDAIAGYCVRQLG; encoded by the coding sequence ATGGCGGCCCGCGCACTTGTCCTGTTTGCGCACGGCGCGCGCGACGCGCGCTGGCGTGAACCGTTCGACCGCCTGCGCGAGCGTTTGGCTGCGCAGCAGCCCGACATTGACACGCGCCTCGCCTTTCTCGAACTGATGGCGCCCGATCTGCCGGGCACCATCGCTGACCTGGCCGCAAACGGCACGCAGAGCATCACCATCGTGCCCGTGTTCTTCGGCCAGGGCGGCCACCTGCGGCGCGATCTGCCTGCGCTGGTCGCGCAATGCACGCAGGCGCATCCCGCCCTCTCCATCCGCTGCGCCGACGCCGTTGGCGAAGACGACGCCGTACTCGACGCCATCGCGGGTTACTGCGTCCGGCAACTGGGCTAA
- the cysD gene encoding sulfate adenylyltransferase subunit CysD — MGVMSEIPGTALTPVQNEHLDWLEAESIYIIREVVAECRNPALLFSGGKDSIVMLHLALKAFRLGERKIELPFPLVHIDTGHNYPEVITFRDEQVAKLGARLVVGHVEDSIKRGTVRLRKETDSRNAAQAVTLLETIESHGFDALMGGARRDEEKARAKERIFSFRDEFGQWDPKAQRPELWSLYNARMAQGEQMRVFPISNWTELDVWQYIARENLALPPIYYAHEREVVRKNGLLVPVTPITPKADGDVSEVLSVRFRTVGDISCTCPVASTAATPAEIIAETAVTEITERGATRMDDQTSEASMEKRKKEGYF, encoded by the coding sequence ATGGGAGTCATGAGCGAAATCCCCGGCACGGCATTGACGCCTGTGCAGAACGAGCACCTCGACTGGCTGGAAGCCGAGTCGATTTACATCATCCGCGAGGTGGTGGCCGAGTGCCGCAACCCGGCGCTGCTGTTCTCGGGCGGCAAGGATTCGATCGTCATGCTGCATCTGGCGCTCAAGGCCTTCCGCCTGGGCGAGCGCAAGATCGAGCTGCCGTTCCCGCTGGTGCACATCGACACGGGTCACAACTACCCCGAAGTGATCACTTTCCGCGACGAGCAGGTCGCCAAGCTTGGTGCTCGCCTGGTGGTGGGCCATGTGGAGGATTCCATCAAGCGCGGCACCGTGCGCCTGCGTAAAGAGACCGATTCGCGCAACGCCGCACAGGCCGTCACGCTGCTGGAGACGATCGAATCGCATGGCTTCGACGCCCTGATGGGCGGTGCCCGCCGCGACGAAGAAAAGGCCCGTGCGAAGGAACGCATCTTCTCGTTCCGCGACGAATTCGGCCAGTGGGATCCGAAGGCCCAGCGCCCGGAACTCTGGAGCCTGTACAACGCACGCATGGCGCAGGGCGAGCAGATGCGCGTGTTCCCGATCTCCAACTGGACGGAACTCGACGTGTGGCAGTACATCGCCCGCGAGAACTTAGCCCTGCCGCCGATCTACTACGCGCACGAGCGTGAAGTGGTGCGCAAGAACGGCCTGCTGGTGCCCGTCACGCCGATCACGCCCAAGGCGGATGGGGACGTGAGCGAGGTCCTGTCGGTGCGCTTCCGCACCGTGGGCGACATCAGCTGCACGTGCCCGGTGGCGAGCACGGCCGCAACGCCGGCCGAGATCATCGCCGAAACGGCCGTGACTGAAATCACCGAACGCGGCGCCACGCGCATGGACGACCAGACGAGCGAAGCCTCGATGGAAAAGCGCAAGAAGGAAGGGTATTTCTGA
- a CDS encoding DNA polymerase III subunit chi — translation MTRVDFHSNVPGKLAYACRLVRKAYGAGQKVIVVGDPAALEAFDTQLWTFSPLDFLPHCGLRHSLAAQTPILLADATEPLDDAPHHDILVNLSPEPPALFARFSRLIEIVGDDDADRAAARDRFRFYRDRGYPIQHHDVGRA, via the coding sequence ATGACCCGCGTCGATTTCCACAGCAATGTGCCCGGCAAGCTGGCGTACGCATGCCGGCTCGTGCGCAAGGCCTACGGCGCGGGCCAGAAAGTGATCGTGGTCGGAGATCCGGCTGCGCTGGAAGCGTTCGACACGCAGTTGTGGACGTTCAGTCCGCTCGATTTCCTGCCGCACTGCGGTCTGCGGCATTCCCTGGCTGCCCAGACGCCGATCCTGCTGGCTGATGCAACCGAGCCTCTGGACGACGCCCCGCATCACGACATCCTGGTCAACCTCTCGCCTGAGCCGCCGGCGCTGTTCGCGCGCTTCAGCCGGTTGATCGAAATCGTGGGCGATGACGATGCCGATCGCGCCGCCGCGCGCGATCGCTTCCGTTTCTACCGCGATCGCGGTTACCCGATCCAACACCACGACGTGGGGCGCGCATGA
- the cobA gene encoding uroporphyrinogen-III C-methyltransferase, with translation MEAKTPKTLGHVSLIGAGPGAADLITVRGARLLGEAEVVLHDALVSPEVFQYCPRALLIAVGKRCGQRSTAQRFINRQLVDLATKYQRVVRLKGGDPMLFGRADEELQALEQAGIDYEIVPGITAALAAASAIRQPLTKRGVARSVAFVTQAKATDPDTPQPEGAVPEPVAQADSLVYYMGRDQAASIAADLIARGRAPSTPAWVVEAATTPEQRSACFTLQQMADGAAAQWINAEHPSLLMIGDALAVRASAAASEPALDAHPHSLAA, from the coding sequence ATGGAAGCGAAGACCCCCAAAACACTTGGCCACGTGAGCCTGATTGGTGCGGGCCCCGGCGCCGCAGACCTCATCACGGTGCGCGGTGCACGATTGTTGGGCGAAGCCGAGGTCGTGCTGCATGACGCACTGGTCTCGCCGGAGGTCTTCCAGTACTGCCCGCGGGCCCTGCTGATTGCGGTCGGCAAGCGCTGCGGCCAGCGTTCGACCGCGCAGCGCTTCATCAATCGCCAACTCGTCGATCTGGCCACCAAATATCAGCGCGTCGTGCGCCTGAAGGGTGGCGATCCGATGCTGTTCGGCCGTGCCGACGAGGAACTGCAGGCGCTCGAGCAAGCCGGCATCGACTACGAAATCGTTCCGGGCATCACGGCCGCGCTGGCAGCCGCCTCCGCCATTCGCCAGCCATTGACCAAGCGCGGCGTTGCCCGCAGCGTCGCGTTTGTTACGCAAGCCAAGGCGACCGACCCGGACACGCCGCAACCCGAAGGCGCCGTGCCGGAACCCGTAGCGCAGGCCGATTCGCTCGTCTACTACATGGGCCGTGATCAGGCCGCCTCCATCGCAGCAGACCTGATCGCCCGTGGCCGCGCGCCGTCCACCCCCGCCTGGGTGGTCGAGGCTGCCACCACGCCCGAGCAGCGCTCGGCGTGCTTCACGCTGCAGCAGATGGCCGATGGTGCCGCCGCGCAGTGGATCAACGCCGAGCATCCGAGCCTGTTGATGATCGGCGACGCGTTGGCCGTGCGGGCGTCGGCGGCCGCATCCGAACCCGCGCTTGACGCGCATCCCCATAGCTTGGCCGCCTGA
- the lptG gene encoding LPS export ABC transporter permease LptG, whose protein sequence is MKMPVYEKYFARQIYGVFVFILFAVLALFIFFDMLGELGSVVGRYTTLVAFFHVMLQAPTRVYEVIPVAALISAIYVFSQMASQSEFTIFRVAGLDTRRALLSLFKIALPLALVTYIFGEFIGPKAEEYAQKVRLEALGATVSAGFRSGVWVKDRGPAKPDGTGGEVTRFVNVGALQPDQSIKGLRIYEFDSDYRLSSIRVAEQARYQGHQNWQLNDVTETRFVEFPRKPGTVAPQDTVQAVPGAPDALAPDFRGEQTKLPHQEMRSELTPQILSVLMVTPDRMATLDLFQYIRHLRDNKQDTQRYEIALWKKVVYPFTVLVMMALALPFAYLHARAGAVGLKVFGGIMLGLSFQLVNNLFSHVGLLNTWPAIFTAIVPGALYLALALISLRWVERH, encoded by the coding sequence ATGAAGATGCCGGTCTATGAGAAGTACTTTGCGCGTCAGATCTACGGCGTGTTTGTCTTCATCCTGTTTGCGGTGCTGGCGCTGTTCATCTTCTTCGACATGCTGGGCGAGCTGGGCTCGGTAGTCGGGCGCTACACCACGCTCGTCGCGTTCTTCCACGTGATGCTGCAGGCGCCGACGCGCGTGTACGAAGTGATTCCGGTCGCGGCGCTCATCAGCGCCATCTATGTGTTCTCGCAGATGGCGAGCCAGTCGGAGTTCACGATCTTTCGCGTGGCGGGGCTCGATACGCGACGCGCGCTGCTGTCGTTGTTCAAGATTGCGCTGCCGCTGGCACTGGTCACGTACATCTTCGGTGAATTCATCGGGCCGAAGGCGGAAGAGTACGCGCAGAAGGTGCGGCTGGAAGCATTGGGCGCGACGGTGTCGGCCGGCTTCCGCTCGGGCGTGTGGGTGAAGGATCGCGGCCCCGCCAAGCCGGACGGCACGGGCGGCGAAGTCACGCGCTTCGTCAACGTGGGGGCACTGCAGCCGGACCAGTCCATCAAAGGCCTGCGCATCTATGAATTCGATTCGGATTACCGCCTGAGTTCGATTCGCGTTGCCGAACAGGCGCGCTACCAAGGCCACCAGAACTGGCAACTGAATGACGTGACTGAGACGCGCTTCGTTGAATTCCCGCGCAAGCCCGGCACGGTCGCCCCGCAAGACACCGTGCAGGCCGTGCCCGGCGCACCCGATGCGCTGGCGCCCGACTTCCGCGGCGAGCAGACCAAGCTGCCGCACCAGGAGATGCGCTCCGAACTCACGCCGCAGATCCTGTCGGTGCTGATGGTCACACCGGACCGCATGGCCACGCTGGACCTCTTCCAGTACATCCGCCACCTGCGCGACAACAAGCAGGACACGCAGCGCTACGAGATCGCGCTGTGGAAGAAGGTGGTCTATCCGTTCACCGTGCTGGTGATGATGGCGCTGGCCTTGCCTTTTGCGTATCTGCATGCACGTGCGGGCGCGGTCGGCCTGAAGGTGTTCGGCGGCATCATGCTCGGGTTGTCGTTCCAACTGGTGAACAACCTCTTCTCGCACGTCGGTCTGCTGAACACCTGGCCGGCCATCTTCACGGCCATCGTGCCGGGCGCGCTGTATCTGGCACTGGCCCTGATCAGCCTGCGCTGGGTGGAGCGTCACTGA
- a CDS encoding phosphoadenylyl-sulfate reductase, with the protein MSEFQEAALSEVPVSAIGRPVLWTRPAYTGTAEALAAKEAALFERLAEIAAKHGVAKFATSLAAEDMVVTDAILRSPEAVRAHLPIFTLQTGRLHAETLEMLDRVRTHYGYAIEQYAPDARAVEAYVRDHGLNAFYDSIELRKACCNIRKVVPLNRALKDADAWLTGQRREQAVTRADLPFAEDDEARGIAKYNPLFDWSEPDVWAYLEQHNVPTNALHDKGYPSIGCEPCTRAVRAGEDVRAGRWWWESRDSKECGLHVTNSATNLSQKS; encoded by the coding sequence ATGAGCGAGTTCCAAGAGGCTGCCCTGTCCGAAGTGCCGGTGTCCGCAATCGGTCGCCCGGTGCTCTGGACGCGTCCGGCCTACACCGGCACGGCCGAAGCCCTGGCGGCGAAGGAAGCCGCGCTGTTCGAGCGCCTGGCTGAGATCGCTGCCAAGCACGGCGTGGCGAAGTTCGCCACCAGCCTCGCTGCAGAAGACATGGTCGTGACCGATGCGATTCTGCGCAGCCCGGAGGCCGTGCGCGCGCACCTGCCGATCTTCACGTTGCAGACGGGCCGTCTGCACGCCGAAACGCTGGAGATGCTCGATCGTGTTCGCACGCATTACGGTTACGCCATCGAGCAGTACGCGCCGGACGCTCGCGCGGTGGAAGCCTATGTGCGCGACCACGGCCTCAACGCGTTTTACGACAGCATCGAACTGCGCAAGGCGTGCTGCAACATCCGCAAGGTGGTGCCGCTGAATCGCGCGTTGAAAGACGCGGACGCGTGGCTCACGGGCCAGCGCCGCGAACAGGCGGTCACGCGTGCCGACCTGCCGTTTGCCGAAGATGACGAGGCCCGCGGCATCGCCAAGTACAACCCGCTGTTCGACTGGTCCGAGCCTGACGTCTGGGCTTACCTCGAGCAGCACAACGTGCCCACCAACGCGCTGCACGACAAGGGCTATCCCAGCATTGGCTGCGAGCCTTGTACGCGTGCGGTGCGCGCTGGTGAGGATGTGCGCGCTGGCCGCTGGTGGTGGGAATCGCGCGACAGCAAGGAATGCGGTCTGCATGTGACAAATTCGGCGACGAATCTGTCGCAAAAGAGCTAA
- the lptF gene encoding LPS export ABC transporter permease LptF: protein MIFEQALRRELSFTAGAVFLVLLTFMLTTLVIRILGMAANGEANPNDVLLLIGLATLGYLAILLCATLFISVLLVLTRWYKDSEMVVWFTSGISLTDFIRPVLRFSLPFILLVALLALFGWPWANQQSALFRDRFEQRDVLSMISAGRFIEPAHGNYVLFIEGVDGGMKHARNLFVANAEQDKIGVAMAKTGEFKTMPNGDRFIVLDKGRRYEGTPGKLDYRIVEFDKYGVKVANKPPQADANLPTKSRSTKDLLADPTPENLGELVWRIGLPLLALNFVLIAIPLAYVNPRLGRYTPMIFAVLIYLTYSNLLNLSQAWVSQGKMTVFMAWWPIHLVAFICAMLLFRFRHYSAAGLKGISALLGFAPKKAGAR from the coding sequence ATGATTTTCGAACAAGCCCTGCGACGCGAGCTGTCCTTCACCGCCGGCGCCGTCTTTCTCGTGCTGCTGACGTTCATGCTGACCACCCTGGTGATCCGCATTCTCGGCATGGCCGCCAACGGCGAAGCGAACCCGAACGACGTCCTGCTCCTCATCGGCCTGGCAACGCTGGGCTATCTGGCGATCCTGCTGTGCGCCACGCTGTTCATCTCGGTGTTGCTGGTGCTGACGCGCTGGTACAAGGATTCCGAGATGGTGGTGTGGTTCACCTCGGGCATCAGCCTGACGGATTTCATCCGCCCGGTGCTGCGCTTCTCGCTGCCGTTCATCTTGCTGGTAGCGCTGCTGGCGCTGTTCGGCTGGCCGTGGGCCAACCAGCAGAGTGCACTGTTCCGAGACCGCTTCGAGCAGCGCGATGTGCTGTCGATGATCTCCGCCGGCCGCTTCATCGAGCCGGCGCACGGTAACTACGTGCTCTTCATCGAGGGCGTCGATGGCGGCATGAAGCACGCCCGCAACCTGTTCGTCGCCAATGCCGAGCAGGACAAGATCGGCGTCGCGATGGCCAAGACCGGCGAATTCAAGACCATGCCCAATGGCGACCGGTTTATCGTGCTCGACAAGGGCCGCCGCTATGAAGGCACACCCGGCAAGCTCGACTATCGCATCGTCGAGTTCGATAAATACGGCGTGAAGGTCGCCAACAAGCCACCGCAGGCAGACGCCAACCTGCCGACCAAGAGCCGCTCCACAAAGGATCTGCTCGCCGACCCGACGCCCGAAAACCTTGGTGAACTGGTCTGGCGGATCGGCCTGCCGCTGCTGGCGCTGAACTTCGTGCTGATCGCCATTCCGCTGGCCTACGTCAACCCGCGCCTCGGCCGCTACACACCGATGATCTTCGCGGTGCTGATTTACCTGACGTATTCGAACCTGCTGAACCTGTCGCAGGCTTGGGTCTCGCAGGGCAAGATGACCGTGTTCATGGCATGGTGGCCGATCCACTTGGTTGCGTTCATCTGCGCGATGCTGCTGTTCCGCTTCCGCCACTACAGCGCGGCTGGCCTGAAGGGTATTTCTGCCCTGCTTGGCTTCGCACCCAAGAAGGCAGGTGCACGATGA